In the genome of bacterium, the window GATATTGGACATTGGAAATTGGACATTTTTTTGACATTTGAACTTGGGATTTGGGATTTATTATAGAATGGATGAATTTTAAAACAGCCAAACATATAAAATACGATATACTGAATAGTTACAAGAATATATGAAAAAACTTACCTCCCCCCTTAATAGTCTCATCTATGTATTCCTCTATCTCCCTCTTTTTGTTCCATACCTTTTTCTTTATCTTTTCTTCTATTTCTACGATTTTTTTTAGAAAATTCTCTAATTCTTCTGCCTTTCTCCTTTCATCCATGTAAATATGAGCAACTAACTTTATTCCTTCTATTTCTACCTTCTCTTCTATATGAAAGAGCACTTTTTTCTCTAAGGAAAAGGAATTAAGGGGTGAGTCTAATCTCTTGTGATGTAAAAATAAAAGATTATGAGAGAGTTTAGTGTTGAAGGGAAGAGGCATTAAAAACCTTATGCCTTGCATTTCCTTTATGTTTTCCTTGCTATAAAATCCTTTATCCAAAACAAAAAGCACCTCTTTTATCCCAAAAGATTCTCCCAGAAGAAATATGTTCTTTAAGGTACTTACATCCTTTATACTTCCTGGATAGATATGATAAAAAAGGGGAAGGGAAGATGGCTCACCCATTACCATCCCAAAGTTTATTTGAGGTAAATGCTCTTCATCACGGTTATAACCCCATTCAACCTCCTCTATAAGATTAGAATATGATGAGAAAGAGGTTATATCAAAGACTATGGATTTTATATCCTTTATCTCTTTAACCCATCTTTTATAAAACCTTTCTCTCTCCTTTCCTTCTCTTTCTATCTTTCTCATTATTTCACTTATCCTTTGTGAGGATAGCTCTTTCGTATTTACTAAAGAATTTTCTGCCCATTTCTGGAATAGATAAAGGGGTTTTGCTTCTACTATCTCAAATATAGCTATGTAAAGGAGTTCTTTCCATATCTCTGGATACACCTCCTTTAATACTTTCTTAAGCCCAATTCTTTCTGCTACCTCAGAAAGAAGATAAATATTCCCCCACTCCTTTGCATATTTAGGCTTAAAACTTCCCCTTATTTTCTTAATCTCTCCTGTATTTGTATCTTCTCTTCCTAAATAAACCCTTTTCTGTCGAGGTTGTTTTTTCTTCTTATCCCAATAGCTTTCTACTTCATAGACATAGATATAGCTACCAATTTTTTGTTTCACCCTAAATGACATAGTAATATTATAACTATAAACAAAAAATAAGTCAAGTTTATTTTTAAAGGCTTTCATCACATAGTTATTAAAATTTGCGGGATTTTAAGTACACAATGAGCCTTTGGCTTCAGAAGGGATAATATGCCTTTATAAATTTCAGCAAGTGCATCTGTATATTCCTTCAGTTTCATTGTGCCAAGGTCTCGTGGATTATTTGAATATTGCTGAACTTTTTTATAGTGCTTATTTTCGCGAAGATCACTACGGAGACTTTTATTCAATCGCTCATGATTTAACATATTGGCATAAGGGGGTGAAGAGATGCACAACGAAACCGTTCCTTCATTGAGGTATTTAGGGATATTGATTGCATCATCACAAATTGCAATCTGTTTTGTATTCTCTCCAAAATCTAACTGTGTCTGATTAAACCTCTTGCTGGTAAAATCAATGTAATTCTTATTTAGGTCAAAACCTATAGCATTTCTTTCTAAATCTCCCGCCGCAATAAGAGTGGTTCCAATACCTACGAAAGGATCAAAAACCAATTCTCCTTTATGGGTAAATAGTTCTATACATTTTTTAGGCAAAGCGATTGGAAATACAGCTGGATGCGTGTCTTTATCTCTAATATCTCTCTTTTCATAATATAATTCCCAAATAGCAACTTGACCTTTCACCCATTCCTTTGGAGAAAGACAATTTATATGACTATTTAGACAAGTACAAGTTTTTCTAAAATTAATGTCTATTTTTTCTGCCATATTTATATTTTTGTATTTTGATTTTCTTATACACTCACCATCCCAATTGATGTAACCTTAACCCCAGCCTCTATCTCATCATAAGAAAGCACAGAAATAAATGGAAGATACGGTGCTACAATATTCCTAAAGCACCTCCTTATCCTTGACGATGTAAGGAGGACAGGCTGATATGCACCCTCTTTACCTATTGCCTCTTGAATGGATTTTAATAGAGCATTTGTCTCTTGTGGTGAAATATTAGCCTTCTCTCCATCCTCTGTTTTTATAATGGATGCAGCTATTCTCTCCTCAAGCTTTGGCTCAATTGTAATAACCAAAATCCTTCCATCTGGTGTCTGGTGCTGATGGGTTATCTGCCTTGAAAGAGCCTGCCTTGTCTTCTCTGTAAGAAAGCCAATCTCCTTTGTCTTACCTGCCCAATCAGCCAATGTCTCAAGGATGGTTACCATATCCCTTATTCCTACCCTCTCAGAAAGGAGGCTATGCAAAACCTTTTGAAGCTCACCAAGGCTTAATGGCTCTGGAATAAGCTCATCTACCAGGCTTGGGTATTTCTCCTTTACATTATCTACCAGGCTCTTTACCTCCTGCCTTCCAAGGAGGGTTGTGGAATGCCTTCTTATCATCTCAGTTAAATGTGTAGCCATAACAGAGGCAGGGTCAACAATGGTAAAACCCTGCTCTTCAGCAAGCTCTTTATTTTCTCCCTTTATCCATTTGCAAGGCATACCAAATGTTGGCTCAAATCCCTCCTCTCCTTCTATTTTACTCATATCCCTATCTCCCATAATAAGGAAGTGTTCTATCTTAAGAGAGCCTTTTCCAACTTCTGTCCCCCTTATCTTAATAATGTATTCATTCTTTGGAATTTGGATATTATCCCTAATTCTTATAGGAGGAACAACAATTCCAAGCTCCAATGCAGCCTGCCTCCTGATCATTGTTATCCTATCCAGAAAATCGCCTCCCGCTTCAGGGTCAACAAAGGAAATTAAGCCATATCCAATCTCTAACTCCATTGGGTCAACAAGGAGAAGGGAGGTTACAGCCTCTGGCTTTTTCACCCTCTCAAGCTCTTGCTTTTTCTTTTGCAATTCCTCCTCCTTTTTCTTTTTTACCTCCTTTCTTGTCATTATATACCCTAATAAGGCACAGAAGCAAGCAAGGGTAAGGAGAGGAATCCTTGGAAGGGGTGTAAATGAAAGGAGGAATAATGCACCCCCGGTAATCCACAAAGCCTGCCTCTGGGATGTAATCTGCCTTATTACATCAGAGCCAAGTGAGAATTCAGAGGAGGTTCTTGAGACAAGGATGCCTGTAGCTGTTGAGATAAGAAATGCAGGGATTTGGGCAGATAAACCGCATCCAATTGTATATGTTGTATATGCCCTAACCGCATCACCTAAAGGCTCATGCCTTACAATAACACCAATTATCAACCCTCCAATGATGTTTATTATTATAATTACAATTGCGGCAATAACATCGCCCTGGACAAATTTTGCCGCACCATCCATCGCACCATAAAAATCTGCCTCCTTTCTTATCTCCTGCCTCCTCTTTATTGCCTCCTCCTCTGTAATATAGCCTGCATTTAAGTCTGCATCTATTGCCATCTGCTTTCCTGGCATAGAATCTAGGGTGAACCTTGCGGCAACCTCAGAAACCCTTGTTGTTCCTCTTACAATAACAAGGAGCTGGACTACGGTAAGAATGGCAAATATAATTATACCAACAATGTAGTTTCCTCCAACAACGAATGAGCCAAATGCCTTTACTATGCCTATATCCCCACCCTGACCTAAAAGGATAAGCCTTGATGTTGAAACCTCAAGGGCAAGCCTATATATGGTTGCCATAAGAAGAAGGGATGGAAATACAGAGAAGTCTATTGCCTTTGAGATATACATTACCGTCAAGATAACCATTATGGAAAGCATAATGTTTCCTGCAATTAGAATATCAATAAGCAACGGTGGAAGGGGAATAACCATCATCGCAATGATACAAAGGATAAATGTTGCAACCAGCAAATCCATCCTCTGTGTCCAATTGGTTTGGCCTGCTATTTTTTCCATCTAAAAAACTTAAAAAATCCGCAATCCGCAATCCGCAATTGCATCATTTCTTCTTTAGTTTCCAAACAAAGGCTAAGACCTCGGCTACTGCCTGGTAAAACTCTGCGCCCACCTCAGCTCCTATCTGAACAGCCCTATAAAGCGCCTCAGCCAATGGCTTATTCTCAACAATTGGGACATTATGTTCTTTTGCTATTGCTACAATCTTTTCTGCAATAAAGCTCTCTCCTTTTGCAACAACCATAGGTGCGGACATAGAGCTTGCATCATATCTAATGGCAATAGCAAGATGGGTTGGGTTTGTTATTACAACATCAGCCTTCTTTACCTCCTCCATCATCCTCCTTGCTGCCATTTGCCTCTGACGCTCGCGAATTCTTGCCCTCACCAATGGGTCTCCCTCCATCTGTTTTATTTCATCCTTTAGCTCATACCTTGTCATTTTTAGCTGCCTTTTATATTCGTGCTTCTGGTATAGGTAATCAAGAACAGCCATAATGGCAAGAAAGATTGCAGATTTTATCATAATATCATAGGAGAGTCTGGTTATTAAGAAAAAGCTTTCTGTTATTTCACCTGACATTGTAAAGATTATATCAGTATAATGAGAGCTTATTGTTTTCCAGGCAAAATATGAAATAACACAAATCTTAAATATTGCCTTTGCATATTCAATGAGTGTCTTTGCAGAGGGAACAATCCTTTGCCATATCCTTCCAAGATTAATGCCTATCTTTGATAGATCAAAGGATAGTGCAGAGTAGGAAAAATAAAGCCCTGTTTGCAAAACTTCAGAAAAAATGGAGACAAAGAATGCACAAGCCATAATGGGAATTGTAATCTTTAGAAAATCTACACCCATTCCAATAAAGAGCAAATAAAGCCTTTCTGGGTTAAGGTTGTCTGAATTTATTTTTGCAATTGAGGAATACAGAAATTGCAATAATGATGAGAATATCCACAAGCCGATGAATAATAAAAGAATAGCTGTAGCAAGGGTTATAATGGTTGGAGAAAGCTCGGCTGTCCTTGCAACCTGACCCCTCCTTCTTGCCCTTTCTAATCTCCGGTGTGTTGGCTCTTCTGTTCTGCCTTCATCCTCCGGGCTTGCAAATAGCTGAAGGTCTATATCCATATAATAATTTTAGCCTTTATATCCCCTATTTTATCATTTTATAAAGATTTGTCAATGTTTTTCTTGTATTTCTCCCCTTCTTTTCAATGTTTCCTCTTTATTTAAAGGCATTACATCTTCTTGTCCCTTATCATAAATAGAGAGAACATTAAGCCCTTTAAATTCCTTCTTTATTTTCATTATATCTGAAGGAGAAAGGGCTAATTCTTTGCAATATCTTCTTGGCGTGTTTATATGAATGCAATCTGGATTAACTTTTAAAGCAATATTTCTTATTTCAGAAGCCCTGTCTCTGTTTTCCTTAATAAACATAATCTGAAGAAATAGCTTTTTCTTATACTCCTTCCTAAATTTAATAATCCCGGAGAGAATATCTAAAAATCTTATATCCTTTGGTTTGTTTATCAGCTTAAAATTTTCCTCAGAATATACATCAATCTTACAGGATACAACATCTGCAAGTAAAAGCTCTTTTCTTACATTTTCATCATTAAGAAGGGAGGAATTTGTAAGAACAGAGATAGGTGTTATATTGAGGGATTTTATAGCATTTATAGCATCCCCAAGATTTTCTGCCAGGGTTGGCTCACCCATTCCAGAGAATGTAATATGGTCTATCTTAAAATAGGG includes:
- a CDS encoding IS1634 family transposase; the encoded protein is MKQKIGSYIYVYEVESYWDKKKKQPRQKRVYLGREDTNTGEIKKIRGSFKPKYAKEWGNIYLLSEVAERIGLKKVLKEVYPEIWKELLYIAIFEIVEAKPLYLFQKWAENSLVNTKELSSQRISEIMRKIEREGKERERFYKRWVKEIKDIKSIVFDITSFSSYSNLIEEVEWGYNRDEEHLPQINFGMVMGEPSSLPLFYHIYPGSIKDVSTLKNIFLLGESFGIKEVLFVLDKGFYSKENIKEMQGIRFLMPLPFNTKLSHNLLFLHHKRLDSPLNSFSLEKKVLFHIEEKVEIEGIKLVAHIYMDERRKAEELENFLKKIVEIEEKIKKKVWNKKREIEEYIDETIKGGGKFFHIFL
- a CDS encoding DNA methyltransferase, producing MAEKIDINFRKTCTCLNSHINCLSPKEWVKGQVAIWELYYEKRDIRDKDTHPAVFPIALPKKCIELFTHKGELVFDPFVGIGTTLIAAGDLERNAIGFDLNKNYIDFTSKRFNQTQLDFGENTKQIAICDDAINIPKYLNEGTVSLCISSPPYANMLNHERLNKSLRSDLRENKHYKKVQQYSNNPRDLGTMKLKEYTDALAEIYKGILSLLKPKAHCVLKIPQILITM
- the flhA gene encoding flagellar biosynthesis protein FlhA; the encoded protein is MEKIAGQTNWTQRMDLLVATFILCIIAMMVIPLPPLLIDILIAGNIMLSIMVILTVMYISKAIDFSVFPSLLLMATIYRLALEVSTSRLILLGQGGDIGIVKAFGSFVVGGNYIVGIIIFAILTVVQLLVIVRGTTRVSEVAARFTLDSMPGKQMAIDADLNAGYITEEEAIKRRQEIRKEADFYGAMDGAAKFVQGDVIAAIVIIIINIIGGLIIGVIVRHEPLGDAVRAYTTYTIGCGLSAQIPAFLISTATGILVSRTSSEFSLGSDVIRQITSQRQALWITGGALFLLSFTPLPRIPLLTLACFCALLGYIMTRKEVKKKKEEELQKKKQELERVKKPEAVTSLLLVDPMELEIGYGLISFVDPEAGGDFLDRITMIRRQAALELGIVVPPIRIRDNIQIPKNEYIIKIRGTEVGKGSLKIEHFLIMGDRDMSKIEGEEGFEPTFGMPCKWIKGENKELAEEQGFTIVDPASVMATHLTEMIRRHSTTLLGRQEVKSLVDNVKEKYPSLVDELIPEPLSLGELQKVLHSLLSERVGIRDMVTILETLADWAGKTKEIGFLTEKTRQALSRQITHQHQTPDGRILVITIEPKLEERIAASIIKTEDGEKANISPQETNALLKSIQEAIGKEGAYQPVLLTSSRIRRCFRNIVAPYLPFISVLSYDEIEAGVKVTSIGMVSV
- the flhB gene encoding flagellar biosynthesis protein FlhB, producing the protein MDIDLQLFASPEDEGRTEEPTHRRLERARRRGQVARTAELSPTIITLATAILLLFIGLWIFSSLLQFLYSSIAKINSDNLNPERLYLLFIGMGVDFLKITIPIMACAFFVSIFSEVLQTGLYFSYSALSFDLSKIGINLGRIWQRIVPSAKTLIEYAKAIFKICVISYFAWKTISSHYTDIIFTMSGEITESFFLITRLSYDIMIKSAIFLAIMAVLDYLYQKHEYKRQLKMTRYELKDEIKQMEGDPLVRARIRERQRQMAARRMMEEVKKADVVITNPTHLAIAIRYDASSMSAPMVVAKGESFIAEKIVAIAKEHNVPIVENKPLAEALYRAVQIGAEVGAEFYQAVAEVLAFVWKLKKK
- a CDS encoding radical SAM protein, coding for MKGSSKHKFKYIYGPVNSWRFGASLGIDLLSQEEKICNFDCIYCQLGKTQEYSTKRGFYVKEEDIISELKSLPYFKIDHITFSGMGEPTLAENLGDAINAIKSLNITPISVLTNSSLLNDENVRKELLLADVVSCKIDVYSEENFKLINKPKDIRFLDILSGIIKFRKEYKKKLFLQIMFIKENRDRASEIRNIALKVNPDCIHINTPRRYCKELALSPSDIMKIKKEFKGLNVLSIYDKGQEDVMPLNKEETLKRRGEIQEKH